Proteins encoded in a region of the Veillonella parvula genome:
- a CDS encoding P-loop NTPase fold protein, which yields MNDQQILSVIKDYIQNRGINQALMINGEWGCGKSYFVKNSVKEYLRKNGILDNKNYIVFSLYGINNLVDFKTSFYDKIFINQYLGESNKAQKTKNICERLFNSVSSTIDTSVIGVPVKINLAELIHKSDLVQLEKCIFVFDDIERCELSATELWGFINKLTENRGIPVITVANENKLLEKDIETDKYKVEKEKAVYCTLEFSYKISNIFDELVNKYKKNDIREYISSNKEIILEEIRRQQPNNIRTLKFVLAILVNLLEAIHNMEDKSFLEHSELYNKFLKYIVLRAVQYKVNSKVEIDWRNDDFGFISWVDGHDTPENIIWGFKFIDIYINSSYLDNQLLRNAYENELKLYEDTFLAFNHLVEWTQYCDEQVCEWLNQLKDEVKNYKYKTSMLRQILWCVASIKHYTTLQYDFESFVEDIKIAFYSDNEITRDILLQQNKEDSVYKTYEDLINPLVKIADENYRNRLEKLNLFKYLSSNHMSNMELLKYIHVNINEYYNAKEFAKYLGTIDELKGYFMSASECDIDSFRGIIRTVYLQIVNIGQFLEADKPYLEEILVIVKSKIEKEKYGAIMKFNLDCLVHDLKSAIQVLSSSSNNVI from the coding sequence ATGAATGATCAACAAATATTATCAGTAATTAAGGATTATATTCAGAATCGTGGCATTAACCAAGCCTTGATGATTAATGGCGAATGGGGATGTGGTAAAAGTTATTTTGTAAAAAATAGTGTAAAAGAATATTTGCGAAAAAATGGCATTTTAGATAATAAAAACTATATAGTATTCTCCTTATATGGGATTAATAATTTAGTTGACTTTAAAACTTCGTTTTACGACAAAATTTTTATTAATCAATATTTAGGAGAGTCTAATAAAGCACAGAAAACAAAAAATATTTGTGAACGATTATTTAATTCGGTTTCTAGTACAATTGATACGAGTGTTATTGGAGTACCAGTAAAGATAAATTTAGCCGAATTAATACATAAGAGTGATCTTGTACAATTGGAGAAATGTATTTTTGTATTTGATGATATTGAGCGTTGTGAGCTTTCTGCTACTGAGTTATGGGGCTTTATTAATAAGTTGACAGAGAATAGAGGTATTCCTGTAATTACTGTAGCAAATGAGAATAAACTATTAGAGAAAGATATAGAAACTGATAAATATAAAGTTGAGAAAGAGAAGGCTGTTTATTGCACCCTTGAATTTTCTTATAAAATATCTAATATTTTTGATGAGCTAGTAAATAAATATAAGAAAAATGATATTAGAGAATATATATCAAGTAATAAAGAAATTATATTAGAGGAAATTCGTAGACAACAACCTAATAATATTAGGACTCTAAAATTTGTGTTAGCCATTCTAGTTAATTTATTGGAGGCAATTCATAACATGGAGGATAAGTCCTTTCTAGAACATAGCGAATTGTATAATAAATTTTTAAAATATATTGTTTTAAGAGCTGTACAATATAAAGTTAATTCTAAAGTAGAGATTGATTGGAGAAACGATGATTTTGGATTTATTTCTTGGGTAGATGGTCACGATACTCCTGAGAACATAATATGGGGGTTTAAATTTATAGATATTTATATTAATAGTTCATATTTAGATAATCAGTTGTTAAGAAACGCTTATGAAAATGAATTAAAGCTATATGAAGATACTTTTTTGGCATTTAATCATTTAGTAGAGTGGACTCAATATTGTGATGAGCAAGTTTGCGAATGGTTAAATCAATTAAAGGATGAAGTAAAAAATTATAAATATAAAACCTCAATGCTTAGACAAATTTTATGGTGTGTTGCATCGATAAAGCACTATACAACGTTACAATATGATTTTGAAAGCTTTGTTGAGGACATTAAAATAGCATTTTATAGTGATAATGAAATAACCAGAGATATACTGTTACAACAAAATAAAGAAGATAGTGTTTATAAAACATATGAAGATCTTATTAATCCTTTAGTTAAAATTGCTGATGAGAATTATAGGAATCGGTTGGAAAAATTAAATCTATTTAAGTATTTATCTAGCAATCATATGTCAAATATGGAGCTATTAAAATATATACATGTTAATATAAATGAGTATTATAATGCCAAAGAATTCGCTAAATATCTAGGCACAATAGATGAGTTAAAAGGATATTTTATGAGTGCAAGTGAATGTGACATAGACTCTTTTCGAGGCATAATTCGAACAGTGTATTTGCAGATAGTTAATATCGGCCAATTTTTGGAGGCTGATAAACCATATTTAGAAGAAATACTTGTAATAGTTAAAAGCAAGATAGAAAAAGAAAAATATGGAGCGATTATGAAATTCAATTTAGACTGTTTAGTTCATGATTTAAAAAGTGCAATACAGGTCTTAAGTTCTAGTTCTAATAATGTTATATAG
- a CDS encoding DUF4041 domain-containing protein: protein MDNNGEKRFIVGDIAVFLMAAISVVWPIMLIGVAILLLARYHRWAMVENEIYKEHILNQTLIQNIEANQSKLATLEETIEREKAKIEHDIEARISEKSTELNQLSSEISKVKKELKNKKLEVENLEPLVTVVNIDTEGLELATSQELKNILSKYKLEEAELVKNNTAVDALINDDKKFVNNQIRQILRSFNAECDLAILNVTLKNIDTMRNKILRSYETLNKIYKSDGVQITKDFLENKLQQLITAHAYQEKLEDEREQKRIIQEQLKEEEKVRREIEREKAKIEKDETQFKNEISKLMKYLQKTDNEVEKTLYIDKIKECEEKLSELETVKSDVLNREKNTRAGFVYIISNIGSFGENIFKIGMTRRLEPMDRIKELSSASVPFEFDVHALIFSDDAPTLESILHNTFREYEVNKVNHRKEFFSIPLDKIEKVVTEHHNATVQWTYDAAAEEYRESLAQ, encoded by the coding sequence ATGGATAATAATGGAGAAAAAAGATTTATTGTAGGAGATATTGCTGTTTTCTTAATGGCTGCCATTAGTGTAGTTTGGCCGATTATGCTTATTGGGGTTGCAATATTGTTACTTGCTAGATATCATCGATGGGCGATGGTTGAAAATGAAATTTACAAAGAGCATATTTTGAATCAAACTCTTATTCAGAATATAGAAGCTAATCAATCAAAATTGGCTACATTGGAAGAGACTATTGAAAGAGAAAAGGCCAAAATAGAGCATGATATTGAAGCACGTATTAGTGAAAAGAGTACTGAGCTTAATCAGTTGTCCTCTGAAATATCAAAAGTTAAAAAGGAACTAAAAAATAAAAAGCTAGAGGTTGAAAATCTAGAGCCTTTAGTAACAGTAGTTAATATAGATACGGAAGGACTTGAACTTGCTACATCTCAGGAACTAAAAAATATATTATCTAAATATAAGTTAGAAGAAGCTGAATTAGTAAAAAATAATACAGCTGTAGATGCGCTTATTAACGATGATAAAAAGTTTGTAAATAATCAAATACGTCAGATTTTACGTTCATTTAATGCTGAATGTGATTTAGCTATATTGAATGTTACACTTAAAAATATTGATACTATGAGGAATAAAATCCTAAGATCCTATGAAACTCTAAATAAAATTTATAAATCTGATGGAGTACAAATTACAAAAGATTTTCTTGAAAATAAGTTACAACAATTAATTACAGCTCACGCATATCAAGAAAAGTTAGAGGATGAGCGAGAACAAAAGAGAATTATACAAGAACAATTAAAAGAAGAAGAAAAAGTCCGTCGTGAAATTGAACGTGAAAAAGCAAAAATTGAGAAAGATGAAACTCAATTTAAAAATGAAATTTCTAAGCTAATGAAATACTTACAAAAGACTGATAATGAAGTAGAAAAGACCTTATACATTGATAAGATTAAAGAATGTGAAGAAAAACTTTCTGAGCTTGAAACTGTTAAATCTGATGTATTAAATCGAGAAAAGAATACACGTGCTGGTTTTGTTTATATTATCTCTAATATTGGTTCATTTGGGGAAAATATTTTTAAAATTGGTATGACTAGACGTTTGGAACCTATGGATAGAATTAAGGAGTTAAGTAGTGCATCTGTGCCATTTGAATTTGATGTTCATGCATTAATTTTTTCAGATGATGCACCTACATTAGAATCTATTTTACATAATACCTTTAGAGAATATGAGGTAAATAAAGTAAATCATAGAAAAGAATTTTTCTCTATTCCGCTTGATAAAATTGAAAAAGTTGTGACAGAACATCATAATGCAACTGTACAATGGACTTATGATGCGGCTGCAGAAGAATATAGAGAATCTCTGGCTCAATAA
- a CDS encoding sigma-70 family RNA polymerase sigma factor: MLYTNEEPLVQKICIKTANLQGDNYQSETLETQALPSHSLLSKANESRESIPEELKLQTLVCGHQVLSSLSDKSLVSICQKPNMRIQTVGYQPWSVDELRHDAAQIELCRRYRPLILHYTNRMGNREFREDVESYLWAILIESIYSFDLNGAVPFPGFVKAGIMYGYMRYWKRERLRYRREIHIPDRTTDDGEVAFGMDIFASGENVADMVMSADEEHRLRARLVWALGRLSPDQRDLLRRVYGECQSLVSVSEELNCSRQAIQRRHERAIRKLRRYLSTDFKDVRVH, from the coding sequence ATGTTATACACAAACGAAGAACCTTTAGTACAAAAAATATGTATTAAAACTGCAAACTTACAAGGTGACAACTATCAGTCAGAAACGTTAGAAACACAGGCATTACCATCTCATTCTTTACTATCGAAAGCTAATGAGTCTAGGGAAAGTATTCCAGAGGAATTGAAATTACAGACCCTCGTCTGTGGGCATCAGGTCTTATCGTCCTTGTCGGATAAGAGCCTTGTATCCATCTGTCAAAAGCCGAATATGCGGATTCAGACGGTAGGATATCAGCCGTGGTCCGTTGATGAGCTTCGCCATGATGCGGCACAAATCGAGCTCTGTCGCAGGTATCGACCGCTCATCTTGCACTATACGAATCGCATGGGAAACCGCGAGTTCCGCGAGGACGTAGAGAGCTATCTCTGGGCCATCCTCATAGAATCGATTTATAGCTTTGATTTGAACGGGGCCGTACCGTTCCCAGGTTTTGTGAAAGCTGGCATCATGTACGGTTACATGCGGTACTGGAAACGTGAGCGATTGCGTTATCGCCGTGAAATTCACATCCCAGATCGCACCACCGATGATGGAGAAGTCGCCTTTGGCATGGATATCTTCGCATCTGGTGAGAATGTGGCGGATATGGTGATGAGTGCCGATGAAGAGCATAGACTGCGAGCACGCCTCGTGTGGGCCTTAGGCAGACTATCTCCTGATCAACGAGACCTACTGCGCCGTGTCTACGGTGAGTGCCAAAGTTTGGTGTCGGTTAGTGAAGAACTGAACTGCAGCCGCCAAGCCATCCAACGGCGCCACGAACGAGCCATTCGGAAGCTGCGCAGGTATTTGAGTACGGACTTTAAGGACGTGCGTGTACATTAG
- a CDS encoding AAA family ATPase — protein MNFVGRAEIIERIQSRIAMGQMSLCVVYGPHRSGKSYVASQLVRRHKAIYLAGRMANESVHVADINRALEARFVPANAQDTFEPVESLQQAFVRLFESSVKTPQTVVIDDYPSLVEAVPQFPIHLRDLLDTYKDTSRLNIILMANGLEQLDGRIIGDRSLIGPFVSEYLEVKPFSLVDMKSLGLHYAKDDLRTVFAVTGGLPAYVQYFDNGESIDTNIINLFFSVTGALFEETQYILHRDMKNITGANAILTGLASLERPYYVELLQESQIKSGTFTSRLNDLMSMGLVGRIQASNRGNAKYADYHFTNSMFHFWYRYVYKYWGDIVRGYGADVYYNHVKPQLKDFVQAACIAI, from the coding sequence ATGAATTTTGTGGGACGTGCTGAAATTATAGAGCGTATCCAGTCCCGAATTGCAATGGGCCAAATGAGTTTATGTGTTGTATATGGTCCTCATCGCAGTGGTAAATCCTATGTGGCTTCGCAACTTGTACGCCGTCATAAGGCGATATATTTGGCGGGGCGCATGGCCAATGAATCAGTCCATGTGGCTGATATAAATAGAGCTCTTGAGGCACGTTTTGTTCCTGCTAATGCTCAAGATACATTCGAGCCTGTAGAGAGTTTGCAGCAGGCTTTTGTGAGACTTTTTGAAAGCAGTGTGAAAACACCTCAGACTGTGGTGATTGACGATTATCCATCCTTGGTGGAAGCAGTTCCTCAGTTTCCCATTCACTTGCGCGATTTATTAGATACCTATAAAGATACGAGCCGTTTGAACATCATATTGATGGCTAATGGTCTGGAACAGCTCGATGGCCGCATCATTGGCGATCGCAGCCTCATTGGGCCTTTCGTGTCCGAATATCTTGAGGTGAAACCATTTTCCTTAGTTGATATGAAATCCTTGGGACTTCACTATGCAAAGGATGATTTGCGCACCGTCTTTGCCGTAACCGGTGGGTTACCTGCCTATGTGCAATACTTTGATAATGGTGAAAGCATCGATACGAATATTATTAACTTGTTCTTCTCAGTAACGGGAGCTCTCTTTGAAGAAACACAATATATTTTGCATCGAGATATGAAAAATATAACCGGAGCCAATGCCATTTTAACGGGCCTTGCTAGCTTGGAAAGACCGTACTACGTGGAGCTTTTACAAGAAAGCCAAATTAAAAGTGGTACCTTTACATCTCGTTTGAACGATCTCATGTCTATGGGGCTCGTAGGTCGTATTCAGGCAAGTAACCGTGGGAACGCGAAGTACGCGGATTACCATTTCACGAATAGTATGTTCCATTTCTGGTACCGCTATGTATATAAATACTGGGGCGATATCGTGCGGGGCTATGGCGCTGATGTATATTATAATCATGTAAAACCGCAGCTAAAGGACTTTGTCCAAGCCGCGTGTATTGCGATTTAA
- a CDS encoding glycoside hydrolase family 3 N-terminal domain-containing protein: MNQFFRRVLSGLALLVAVVGTTGCQHESQAEQETVRTVSYRAVLESNKPVSEKVDTWIAAMSQEDKVGQLMMISLHGSTIGQSQKDVIRKYRVSGVMLTNENLINKNQVKTFTSDIMQTAITSSMVTPYIAVHRDRILHGNESFLRLPKPNRWGQLPMDRIINLATRSAIEMRDMGFNLVIGPNANLGVPNMSYTSDPTWAGHINLAMVERYQINHMWSAYNYFPAVTLGDASFGSANEAKAYLSNNDVAVFKRLIAQTTANSYMLVISHIQIPAIDNEHLASSSKPIIDGWLRKELGYKGIVMTDRIDVGALQSNQKIGDYAVASILAGSDLILVDADTIHIDEVHRALTQAVADGTITTERLNESVKRILLMKMQTQMDP; encoded by the coding sequence ATGAACCAGTTTTTTCGGCGGGTCCTGAGTGGCCTTGCCTTACTAGTTGCTGTCGTTGGTACAACTGGATGCCAACATGAGAGTCAGGCAGAACAAGAAACGGTACGAACCGTATCGTACCGTGCCGTCCTGGAGTCCAATAAACCCGTGTCTGAAAAGGTGGACACTTGGATTGCGGCCATGTCTCAAGAGGATAAGGTGGGGCAGCTGATGATGATCAGCCTTCATGGTAGTACGATAGGACAATCCCAAAAGGATGTGATTCGAAAATACCGTGTCAGTGGCGTGATGCTAACGAATGAAAATCTTATTAATAAGAACCAAGTGAAAACTTTCACCAGCGATATTATGCAAACGGCGATAACCTCTAGCATGGTGACACCCTATATTGCGGTGCATCGTGATCGCATATTGCATGGGAATGAAAGTTTCTTGCGGTTGCCGAAACCCAATCGGTGGGGGCAATTGCCTATGGATCGTATCATTAACTTGGCCACGCGATCTGCTATTGAAATGCGGGATATGGGTTTTAACTTGGTTATTGGGCCTAATGCTAACCTTGGTGTACCGAATATGTCCTATACATCGGACCCCACGTGGGCAGGTCATATAAACCTTGCCATGGTGGAGCGTTACCAAATTAATCATATGTGGTCCGCTTATAACTACTTTCCGGCGGTGACCTTAGGGGATGCATCCTTTGGATCAGCTAATGAGGCGAAAGCGTATCTCAGCAATAATGATGTAGCTGTCTTTAAACGGCTCATCGCGCAGACGACGGCGAATAGCTATATGCTTGTGATAAGTCACATCCAGATTCCTGCTATCGATAATGAACACTTGGCGAGTTCCTCTAAGCCGATTATAGACGGTTGGCTTCGCAAGGAGCTCGGTTATAAGGGTATCGTGATGACGGACCGTATCGATGTGGGTGCGTTGCAATCCAATCAAAAGATAGGCGATTACGCTGTGGCCTCCATTTTGGCGGGCAGTGACCTCATTCTTGTTGATGCGGATACGATTCATATCGATGAAGTCCATCGTGCGCTGACGCAAGCGGTGGCGGATGGAACGATTACGACCGAGCGCCTTAACGAATCGGTTAAGCGCATCTTATTGATGAAAATGCAAACGCAAATGGATCCATAA
- a CDS encoding [FeFe] hydrogenase, group A, protein MSQYEFIDKRVPIALDNPSIYHDISKCKNCTLCRRACADVMSVLDYYDLDANGDVPVCIHCGQCAAACPFDSMHAKSELEKVKAALADPEKIVVIQTAPAVRVSIGEGFGYEPGTFLEGKMVGALRKLGADYVVDTNFGADLTIMEEASELVERLKNGGQIPQFTSCCPAWVRFAEIYFPELIPNLSSTRSCIAMEAAMIKTYFAEKKGIDPRKIVSVSVNPCTAKKAETKREEENAAARYHNDESLGMDTDISITTREFIRWIQEEHIDFNTVEESQFDDLIGMETGASIIFGNTGGVMEAAMRTAYKLITDKEPPPYALTHLEDVRGMEGVKEATVQLGDDVTLSVAVVHGGKNTRDFLNALKENGKHYDFIEVMACPGGCIGGGGQPRTKLPQAVKTKEARIGGLYEADENYKWVASYENPEIQALYKDFLGEPLGHKAHELLHTHYTDRSTVLGTRKDVTPETCPTSPKFKG, encoded by the coding sequence ATGTCTCAATACGAATTTATCGATAAACGCGTGCCGATTGCACTCGACAATCCATCCATTTATCACGACATTTCCAAGTGTAAAAACTGTACGTTATGCCGTCGCGCTTGTGCGGATGTAATGAGCGTACTTGATTACTACGACCTTGATGCAAACGGCGATGTGCCTGTATGTATCCATTGCGGTCAATGTGCGGCAGCATGCCCATTCGACTCCATGCATGCTAAATCCGAGCTTGAAAAGGTAAAAGCAGCCCTTGCTGATCCTGAGAAAATCGTCGTTATCCAAACAGCTCCAGCAGTTCGTGTATCCATCGGTGAAGGCTTTGGTTATGAACCAGGTACATTCTTGGAAGGCAAAATGGTCGGTGCCTTGCGTAAACTTGGTGCAGACTATGTAGTAGATACTAACTTTGGTGCGGACTTAACCATCATGGAGGAAGCATCCGAGCTTGTGGAACGCCTTAAAAATGGCGGTCAAATACCTCAGTTTACAAGCTGTTGCCCAGCGTGGGTACGCTTTGCGGAAATCTATTTCCCTGAATTGATTCCTAACTTGTCTTCCACACGTTCTTGTATCGCTATGGAAGCGGCTATGATTAAAACGTACTTTGCAGAGAAAAAAGGCATTGATCCTCGTAAGATCGTATCCGTATCTGTAAACCCTTGTACGGCTAAAAAAGCAGAAACGAAACGGGAAGAAGAAAATGCAGCGGCTCGTTACCACAATGACGAATCCCTTGGCATGGACACAGATATTTCCATCACAACTCGTGAGTTTATTCGTTGGATTCAAGAGGAACATATTGACTTCAACACAGTAGAAGAATCTCAATTCGACGACTTAATCGGCATGGAAACTGGCGCATCCATCATCTTCGGTAACACAGGTGGTGTTATGGAAGCGGCGATGCGTACGGCTTACAAGCTCATCACTGATAAAGAGCCACCTCCATATGCGTTGACTCACCTCGAGGACGTTCGCGGTATGGAAGGCGTAAAAGAGGCAACTGTTCAATTGGGTGATGACGTAACATTGTCCGTTGCCGTTGTTCACGGTGGTAAAAACACACGGGACTTCTTGAATGCATTAAAAGAAAACGGTAAACATTACGATTTCATCGAAGTTATGGCTTGTCCTGGTGGGTGTATCGGTGGCGGCGGTCAACCGCGCACTAAATTGCCTCAAGCGGTGAAAACTAAGGAAGCTCGTATCGGCGGTCTTTACGAAGCTGACGAAAACTACAAATGGGTTGCGTCCTATGAAAATCCTGAAATTCAAGCGTTGTACAAAGACTTCTTGGGTGAACCATTGGGCCATAAGGCACACGAACTTTTACACACACACTACACAGACCGCAGCACGGTTCTTGGTACTCGTAAAGACGTAACACCTGAAACATGCCCAACATCCCCTAAATTCAAAGGCTAA
- a CDS encoding ArsR/SmtB family transcription factor, translated as MSITIRFSDYALETNETLIQRIQFVYSPLNELFRSLHVLLNPRHHGTNIDWVIEIQDKLTEEFYENLHYFQLFYELGVSPILLCNFRYHMTTIEEEIQNLKKFLVNYPTIQLIEYLERIIDDRENAFIPTLAKGLEWKDFSLNENDQLLKDLKRNATSVYRRLFSFIDWYRKSIFDDTWKEKSIEQKLLIEIQKQSSFLREKGFIEMFNHLQIDRIHWEKGALAIIKPFNQEVYLKDSDSIMLLPSYFIWPHLFVESFNQGIAITYDIAEQPSYYNSTPEGLVTIFKALSDSVRLQIMNYVLEKPSTTQSLAQILLMTESSVSRHLQILKDAKLLKARKVKKFVLYEPTELVTQLMPNFYRFFRN; from the coding sequence ATGTCTATTACAATTCGGTTTAGCGATTATGCTTTGGAAACAAATGAAACGTTAATACAAAGAATACAATTTGTGTATTCCCCTTTAAATGAACTTTTTAGAAGTTTACATGTGCTTTTAAATCCGCGCCATCATGGAACTAATATTGATTGGGTGATTGAGATACAAGATAAACTTACTGAAGAATTTTATGAGAATCTTCATTATTTCCAACTTTTTTATGAACTGGGGGTCTCTCCTATTTTACTTTGTAATTTTCGTTATCATATGACAACGATTGAAGAGGAAATACAAAATTTAAAGAAATTTCTGGTTAATTATCCGACTATTCAATTAATTGAGTATTTGGAGAGAATAATAGATGATAGAGAAAATGCCTTTATTCCAACATTAGCAAAAGGACTAGAGTGGAAAGATTTTTCTTTAAATGAAAATGATCAATTGCTTAAAGATTTGAAGCGAAATGCTACAAGTGTTTATAGGAGACTTTTTTCTTTTATTGATTGGTATAGAAAATCAATTTTTGATGATACTTGGAAAGAAAAATCAATTGAGCAAAAGCTTTTAATTGAAATACAAAAGCAATCTTCATTTTTGAGGGAAAAAGGTTTTATAGAGATGTTTAATCATTTACAAATTGATCGAATCCATTGGGAAAAAGGAGCTTTAGCTATTATTAAACCTTTTAATCAAGAGGTTTATTTAAAGGACAGTGACTCTATTATGTTGTTACCAAGTTATTTTATTTGGCCGCATCTGTTTGTTGAATCTTTTAATCAAGGAATTGCTATTACTTATGATATTGCGGAGCAACCAAGTTATTATAACTCCACACCGGAGGGATTAGTTACTATTTTTAAAGCCTTGAGCGATTCAGTGCGGTTGCAAATTATGAATTATGTTTTGGAAAAACCAAGTACGACACAGTCTTTAGCGCAAATTTTATTAATGACTGAATCAAGCGTATCGAGACACTTACAAATTTTAAAAGACGCAAAGTTATTGAAAGCAAGAAAAGTGAAGAAGTTTGTTCTATATGAACCGACAGAGTTAGTTACTCAACTTATGCCGAATTTCTATCGCTTCTTTCGAAATTAA
- a CDS encoding MFS transporter yields the protein MNKQLQDLLITIVAGMGMLLSTLDTGIINIALPFLKEQFQTSTDIAAFTITGYTLALAISILPLGVLSDKFGKLKISYLGFVLFGLSSLFCGLINNISLLIIGRIFQGIGAAALQATSAALITTLVSEKRKNSSIGILGIMIGLGPILGPSLGGIILSLSFWQLIFLINIPFVILGIACNNFLLNKLSEKNNNRQLDMLGITINTLMLVSLLLGLSLLNKSHLFVVGIILILSSLLLGIIFYYVELNNKHALIDIKGLKNNPQVISYLFQTVTFGFASAMIFLLPPFIFEQSYHLEVGQTGFLVLGAPTGLVLFSRISSKINNGNKNKLFSHIGLSIIIISLIFLLLINPNWPYQLLTLGLFIYGIGGGYFQPANIASIMQASPMEIQGSTGALQRMLQNVAISIGSAIGATCLNIWSNDLLLATRIGWGITLILVIISLKEVFKFSHHNS from the coding sequence ATGAATAAACAATTGCAAGATCTACTCATAACAATTGTTGCAGGTATGGGAATGTTATTATCCACTCTCGATACAGGAATTATCAATATAGCATTACCCTTTTTAAAAGAACAATTTCAAACTTCAACTGATATTGCAGCCTTCACAATAACCGGTTATACTTTAGCTTTAGCTATCTCTATCCTACCTTTAGGCGTATTAAGCGATAAATTTGGAAAATTAAAAATTTCGTATTTAGGATTCGTGCTTTTTGGTCTAAGTTCTTTATTTTGTGGCTTAATTAACAATATCAGTTTATTAATTATTGGACGAATTTTTCAAGGCATAGGAGCGGCTGCTTTACAAGCTACTTCTGCCGCACTAATTACAACTTTAGTTTCTGAAAAACGTAAAAATAGCTCTATTGGTATCCTCGGAATTATGATTGGTTTAGGCCCTATTCTAGGGCCCTCTTTAGGCGGGATCATACTTTCGTTAAGTTTCTGGCAACTTATTTTTTTGATAAATATTCCTTTTGTAATTCTCGGAATTGCATGTAATAATTTCCTTCTCAATAAACTCTCCGAAAAAAACAACAACCGACAATTAGATATGCTTGGAATTACTATAAACACTCTCATGTTAGTTTCTCTCTTATTAGGATTATCTTTATTAAACAAATCACATCTATTTGTAGTTGGTATAATCCTGATACTATCTAGCTTGTTGCTCGGAATTATATTTTACTATGTGGAACTTAATAACAAACACGCACTTATCGATATCAAAGGATTAAAAAATAATCCTCAAGTAATCTCTTACCTTTTTCAAACAGTTACTTTTGGCTTTGCCTCTGCAATGATCTTTTTACTTCCCCCCTTCATTTTTGAACAATCATATCATCTAGAAGTGGGGCAAACTGGATTTCTTGTTCTAGGAGCTCCTACAGGGCTGGTGCTTTTTTCAAGAATATCCAGTAAAATCAATAACGGCAATAAAAATAAGCTATTTAGCCATATTGGTCTAAGTATTATTATCATATCCTTGATTTTTCTCTTACTGATCAATCCTAACTGGCCTTATCAACTCTTAACATTAGGATTATTCATCTACGGTATTGGTGGAGGATACTTTCAACCTGCTAATATTGCCAGTATTATGCAAGCCAGTCCTATGGAAATCCAAGGAAGTACAGGAGCTTTGCAACGAATGCTGCAAAATGTTGCGATTTCAATCGGTTCAGCTATTGGTGCAACTTGCTTAAATATCTGGTCAAATGATTTATTATTAGCAACTCGAATTGGATGGGGAATTACACTAATTCTGGTTATTATAAGTTTAAAAGAAGTATTTAAATTTTCCCATCATAATAGTTAA